In the Aneurinibacillus soli genome, one interval contains:
- a CDS encoding helix-turn-helix domain-containing protein: MEMNDLFTLGLDPFEFMIYMFLIQFGPQWDCGIFPSIRQIAAVCNMNKNTVERKIKSLEEKQLIKIHKYQNKNCYEFLTVAQPMVLQKS, encoded by the coding sequence ATGGAGATGAACGATCTGTTTACGCTGGGACTTGATCCGTTTGAGTTTATGATTTATATGTTCCTCATTCAATTCGGTCCGCAGTGGGATTGTGGAATCTTTCCGTCAATCCGACAAATTGCAGCTGTATGCAACATGAATAAGAATACAGTCGAGCGAAAGATAAAAAGCCTCGAAGAAAAGCAGCTCATTAAAATACACAAATACCAGAATAAAAACTGTTATGAGTTTTTAACTGTGGCGCAGCCGATGGTGTTGCAGAAAAGCTAA
- the cls gene encoding cardiolipin synthase, with product MTWNFSSPALELAATSVHPAASFWGIIEPYLTFLFSLSVFLIAFLIVLENRNPSRTVAWLIILNFLPIVGFILYVLIGRNVRKRKLFRHKFISNADVLKKLETRPRPLLKESDFWMYPHLASKRRLLNLMTNVSQSPFTVHNVSRILTNGDETFRQILTDMSKAKDHIHFQFYIIRHDATGQQFKQVLMDKARQGVKVRVIYDGVGSVRLDRAYIAELREAGVEVAAFFPVILPFLNNKLNYRNHRKIVIVDGKIGFVGGLNIGDEYLGKDTRFGFWRDSHVQLEGEAVYLLQNIFLKDWFFITDKSVNSDRYFPPLGEIEGEEIIQIAASGPDSDWELIWQMYFSIIATAQEKIYITSPYFVPDDSITMALKTAALSGLDVRILLPSRPDHQTVFWASRSYFQELLEAGVRFYLYQPGFVHAKILLVDGLVASIGTANMDIRSFQHNFEVNAILYNSSSVAKLEADFFDDLEDSKELTLDDYQRRPWHHRVLESVARLLSPLL from the coding sequence ATGACATGGAACTTTTCTAGCCCGGCTCTTGAACTAGCAGCCACATCCGTCCATCCGGCTGCTTCTTTCTGGGGAATCATCGAGCCGTATCTTACCTTTCTTTTTTCCCTGTCTGTGTTTTTGATTGCTTTTCTCATTGTGCTGGAGAACCGCAATCCATCACGCACAGTCGCCTGGCTCATTATCCTGAACTTCCTACCGATTGTTGGCTTTATTTTGTATGTCTTGATCGGGCGCAATGTACGCAAACGGAAGCTATTTCGTCATAAATTTATCAGCAACGCGGACGTCTTAAAGAAGCTTGAGACTCGTCCACGCCCCCTGCTTAAAGAAAGCGATTTCTGGATGTATCCGCATCTCGCCTCCAAGCGTCGTTTGCTGAATTTGATGACGAATGTATCCCAATCGCCTTTTACCGTTCACAATGTCTCCCGCATTCTGACGAACGGGGATGAGACATTCCGGCAGATCCTTACTGACATGTCAAAGGCGAAGGATCACATTCACTTCCAATTCTACATCATCCGTCATGATGCTACCGGCCAACAATTCAAGCAAGTGTTGATGGACAAAGCACGACAAGGTGTAAAGGTGCGCGTGATTTATGATGGTGTCGGAAGTGTGCGGCTTGATCGAGCCTATATTGCTGAACTGCGGGAAGCAGGGGTAGAGGTTGCGGCCTTCTTCCCGGTAATTCTTCCGTTCTTAAACAATAAGCTTAACTACCGTAACCACCGCAAAATTGTAATCGTAGACGGTAAAATTGGCTTTGTCGGCGGACTGAACATCGGAGACGAATACTTAGGCAAAGACACACGTTTTGGCTTCTGGCGAGACTCTCATGTCCAGCTCGAAGGAGAAGCTGTATATCTGCTTCAGAACATCTTTTTGAAGGACTGGTTTTTCATAACCGACAAAAGTGTGAACAGCGATCGCTACTTCCCACCGCTCGGGGAGATCGAGGGAGAAGAGATTATCCAGATTGCTGCAAGCGGGCCGGATTCGGACTGGGAGCTGATCTGGCAGATGTATTTTTCGATTATCGCTACCGCCCAGGAGAAAATCTACATCACCTCCCCGTACTTTGTGCCGGATGACTCGATTACAATGGCGCTCAAAACGGCTGCGTTAAGCGGTCTGGATGTACGAATTTTGCTCCCGAGCCGACCCGACCATCAAACCGTTTTCTGGGCGTCCCGCTCGTATTTCCAGGAGCTTCTTGAAGCGGGAGTACGATTCTATCTGTATCAGCCCGGATTTGTTCACGCCAAGATTTTACTTGTTGACGGGCTGGTTGCATCGATTGGCACGGCTAATATGGACATTCGCAGCTTCCAGCATAATTTTGAAGTGAATGCCATTTTGTATAACAGCAGTTCCGTCGCCAAGCTAGAGGCCGATTTCTTCGACGATCTCGAAGACAGCAAAGAATTGACCTTAGATGACTATCAGAGGCGACCGTGGCATCATCGAGTACTTGAGTCGGTCGCCCGTCTGCTGTCTCCTCTTCTATGA
- a CDS encoding YigZ family protein codes for MLKRYLTVRPEGETEIEIKRSRFISYVKRVETPEEAVTFIQGIKKKHWDATHNCSAYIVGEHDQHQKMDDDGEPSGTAGKPILEVIKKKGLKDTAIVVTRYFGGVKLGAGGLIRAYGKSASAGVRATGVVERVLTRGHHFAFDYTHWGKVENELNAHGYQILNVEYLDRVTVTVGEEEGKEEPLTNLMINLTSGQVEWTPGDLAYIERLQEAEDDIDLEEDE; via the coding sequence ATGCTCAAACGTTATTTGACGGTTCGGCCTGAAGGAGAGACAGAAATTGAGATCAAGCGTTCACGGTTTATTAGCTATGTGAAGCGGGTGGAGACACCGGAAGAAGCTGTGACATTCATTCAGGGAATTAAGAAAAAGCACTGGGATGCGACGCATAACTGCTCGGCATATATCGTAGGCGAGCACGATCAGCATCAGAAAATGGATGATGACGGTGAGCCGAGCGGTACGGCAGGCAAGCCGATTCTGGAAGTGATTAAGAAAAAAGGACTAAAGGATACAGCCATTGTCGTGACCCGTTATTTTGGTGGCGTCAAGCTTGGGGCAGGCGGTTTAATCCGCGCTTACGGCAAATCGGCCAGCGCAGGAGTTCGAGCAACCGGCGTAGTGGAGCGAGTTCTTACACGCGGCCATCATTTTGCCTTTGATTATACACATTGGGGTAAGGTGGAGAATGAGTTAAATGCGCATGGCTATCAGATTTTGAATGTTGAATACCTGGATCGGGTGACCGTGACAGTAGGAGAAGAAGAAGGAAAGGAAGAGCCGCTTACGAACTTGATGATCAATCTGACAAGCGGGCAGGTCGAGTGGACACCGGGAGACCTGGCATATATCGAGCGTTTGCAGGAAGCAGAAGATGATATTGATTTGGAAGAAGATGAATAA
- a CDS encoding YciI family protein → MHYVAFLPIIDQEKNKEHRPAHLAHINDLFKQGKVMAAGPFTDGKGGLVIYIADTYEEALELAEKDPAVTSGARTLELREWGALNLPLEG, encoded by the coding sequence ATGCATTATGTAGCATTTTTACCGATTATCGACCAGGAGAAAAATAAGGAGCATCGCCCGGCTCATCTTGCACATATTAATGATCTGTTCAAGCAAGGGAAAGTAATGGCAGCAGGCCCGTTCACAGATGGAAAAGGCGGTCTTGTGATCTATATTGCAGATACGTACGAAGAAGCATTGGAGCTGGCTGAGAAAGATCCAGCTGTAACATCAGGCGCACGCACACTTGAGTTGCGAGAATGGGGCGCACTGAATTTGCCGCTTGAAGGATAA
- a CDS encoding 4-hydroxy-3-methylbut-2-enyl diphosphate reductase — MEVIKISPRGYCYGVVDAMVLAQQTAKNFDLPRPIYILGMIVHNRHVVHAFDDMEIITLDGPDRMEMLEQVEKGTVIFTAHGVSPQVKERARAKGLTVVDATCPDVTKTHDLIREKTAEGYHVIYIGKKGHPEPEGALGVAPGLVHLIEKEEDVDRLELDDEKLIVTNQTTMSQWDIRHVMNKVIARYPACEVHNEICLATQVRQEAVAEQAGEADLLIVVGDPRSNNSNRLAQVSMDIAGTQAYRIGDISELDIEWLKGKQKVAVTAGASTPTPLTKEVIRFLEQFDETKPETWEKKRTVNPQKMLPTYKG, encoded by the coding sequence ATGGAAGTAATCAAAATTTCACCGCGCGGCTATTGTTATGGTGTTGTCGATGCGATGGTGCTTGCGCAGCAGACAGCCAAAAACTTTGATCTGCCGCGCCCGATTTACATTCTTGGCATGATCGTACACAATCGCCACGTTGTACACGCGTTTGATGATATGGAAATTATTACACTAGATGGACCGGATCGCATGGAGATGCTGGAACAGGTTGAGAAGGGAACCGTCATTTTTACTGCGCACGGCGTTTCCCCGCAGGTGAAGGAGCGGGCACGAGCGAAGGGGCTGACGGTAGTGGATGCGACCTGTCCGGATGTTACTAAAACGCACGACTTGATCCGTGAGAAAACGGCAGAGGGTTATCATGTGATCTACATCGGTAAGAAAGGGCACCCGGAGCCAGAGGGAGCGCTCGGTGTAGCGCCTGGATTGGTGCATCTTATTGAGAAAGAAGAAGATGTGGACAGGCTGGAGCTTGATGATGAGAAGCTGATTGTGACGAATCAGACGACGATGAGTCAGTGGGATATTCGCCATGTTATGAATAAGGTGATTGCCCGTTATCCAGCGTGTGAAGTGCATAACGAAATCTGCCTGGCGACGCAGGTACGCCAGGAAGCGGTTGCTGAGCAGGCAGGGGAAGCAGATTTACTTATCGTAGTCGGTGATCCACGCAGTAATAATTCCAACCGCCTGGCACAGGTGTCAATGGATATCGCGGGCACACAGGCGTATCGCATTGGTGACATAAGCGAACTCGATATTGAATGGCTGAAGGGTAAGCAAAAAGTCGCGGTGACGGCAGGAGCTTCTACGCCAACACCATTGACGAAAGAAGTGATTCGATTTCTGGAGCAGTTCGATGAAACGAAACCAGAGACATGGGAGAAGAAGCGGACCGTGAATCCACAAAAAATGCTTCCGACTTATAAGGGATAG
- a CDS encoding S-layer homology domain-containing protein: MAKIKSIYAVFLSFLFVFSTCIGGLPTNLVYASSSWDSVGTAGFSAGGISDTSLAIAPDGTPYVAYVDEKNSKKPTVMKLNGSSWEAVGTAAVSDVVAMKTSLAIAPDGTPYVAYVDEFNSYKATVMKFNKSSWEKVGDAGFSAGFADYTSLAIDKKGTPYVAYQDIVNGSKATVMKFNGLSWEKVGDVGFSAAVAHYTSLAIAPDGTPYVAYQDNGNSAKATVMKFNGSSWVPVDSAGFSAGEAKYTSLAIDKYGMPYVAYQDGGNRSKATVMKFNGLSWVPVGDVGFSAGQVFETSLAIDKEGTPYVAYRDVGNRSKATVMKFNGSSWVPVGDVGFSADVAVYPSLAIDKEGTSYVAYMDVGNSAKATVMKFVPPVAVTSVALNKNTLTLTAGGATGSLTATVSPDNATNKKVTWSSSNSTVATVDANGVVTPKAAGTSTITVTTEDGNQIATCVVTVQAALSDLTVSEGALQPAFSTTQDTYSVDVTNDVTSITVAATAADPQYKVFIKGNETTSDTITLDVGANTIPVKVVAPNDAEEKTAKTYTITANRGSVPVSGVALDSSTLSLTAGGNTATLTATVNPDNATNKKVTWSSSNSTVATVDANGVVTPKAAGTSTITVTTEDGNKTATCAVTVQDEIGVTSVTLDKTTVSLTAGGSPATLKATVNPDNATNKKITWSSSNPTVATVDANGVVTPKAAGTSTITVTTEDGNKTAICAVTVQAASSGGSSGGGGGGSRDTSSSTNTRTSSVLVGENEKGKQAASVEIIRTVTADGKKSDTVTLDAKKAAEAIAKATGTMNMVTLPIPDLKGNEAQEIVANVQKEALATMADKGFSAQVVTDKATIELPKETVSSLSKKDVYMKIEPVTKENEIQQTKTLLSVQAKDGSVIGTSLHIETNFLGRTKITLPLTGMNIPTDAKKQEDFLQSLGVFIEHSDGEKKVDKGEIQYDEKHNPIGLSIWVDKFSTFTLVNLPKTKVPVFTDIQGHWAQSHIQQLVQSGAVSGYPDGTFKPNKTITRAEFVAMVVKAFGLQPKENMDIAFTDTKNHWAKAAIETAYANGIINGYNATTFGADDTITREQMAVILTNIKKNGTEGKQLSFKDATSISAWAQKAVSRAVEEGIIMGYPDQTFKPNKTATRAEAVTMIHNALTMK, encoded by the coding sequence ATGGCAAAAATCAAATCCATTTATGCAGTGTTTCTTTCGTTTCTTTTCGTCTTTTCAACGTGTATAGGGGGTTTACCTACGAATCTTGTGTATGCAAGTTCGTCTTGGGATTCAGTAGGCACTGCGGGTTTCTCAGCTGGTGGTATTTCCGACACTTCGCTTGCGATTGCCCCGGATGGAACGCCATACGTAGCGTATGTGGATGAGAAGAACAGTAAGAAACCCACGGTCATGAAGTTGAACGGATCAAGTTGGGAGGCAGTAGGCACTGCGGCTGTCTCAGATGTTGTAGCTATGAAAACTTCGCTTGCGATTGCTCCGGATGGAACGCCATACGTAGCGTATGTGGATGAGTTTAACAGTTATAAAGCCACGGTCATGAAGTTTAACAAATCAAGTTGGGAGAAAGTAGGCGATGCGGGTTTCTCAGCCGGTTTTGCTGACTACACTTCGCTTGCGATTGATAAGAAAGGAACGCCATACGTAGCGTATCAGGATATTGTGAACGGTTCTAAAGCCACGGTCATGAAGTTTAATGGATTAAGTTGGGAGAAAGTAGGCGATGTGGGTTTCTCAGCCGCTGTAGCTCACTATACTTCGCTTGCGATTGCTCCGGATGGAACGCCATACGTAGCGTATCAGGATAATGGGAACAGTGCTAAAGCCACGGTCATGAAGTTTAACGGGTCAAGTTGGGTGCCAGTAGACTCTGCGGGTTTCTCAGCCGGTGAAGCTAAGTACACTTCGCTTGCGATTGATAAGTATGGAATGCCATACGTAGCGTATCAGGATGGTGGGAACCGTTCTAAAGCCACGGTCATGAAGTTTAACGGATTAAGTTGGGTGCCAGTAGGCGATGTGGGTTTCTCAGCCGGTCAAGTTTTCGAAACTTCGCTTGCGATTGATAAGGAAGGAACGCCATACGTAGCATATAGGGATGTTGGGAACCGTTCTAAAGCCACGGTCATGAAGTTTAACGGATCAAGTTGGGTGCCAGTAGGCGATGTGGGTTTCTCAGCCGATGTAGCTGTGTACCCTTCGCTTGCGATTGATAAGGAAGGAACGTCATACGTAGCGTATATGGATGTTGGGAACAGTGCTAAAGCCACGGTTATGAAGTTTGTTCCTCCTGTAGCGGTTACAAGCGTGGCGTTGAATAAAAATACATTGACACTGACAGCGGGAGGAGCAACGGGAAGTCTAACAGCTACGGTAAGTCCAGATAATGCGACAAATAAGAAGGTAACCTGGAGCAGCAGTAACTCAACTGTAGCAACCGTAGATGCAAATGGAGTCGTGACGCCAAAAGCAGCGGGAACATCCACGATTACGGTTACGACAGAAGATGGCAACCAAATCGCAACATGTGTGGTTACGGTACAAGCAGCTCTTAGCGATCTTACGGTAAGTGAAGGAGCGTTACAGCCTGCTTTCTCGACGACACAGGATACGTATTCCGTTGATGTAACAAATGATGTGACATCGATTACCGTAGCTGCTACGGCAGCGGACCCGCAGTACAAAGTTTTCATCAAGGGAAATGAGACTACATCGGATACAATTACTCTTGATGTAGGAGCGAATACGATTCCAGTAAAAGTGGTAGCGCCAAATGATGCCGAAGAGAAGACAGCAAAGACGTATACGATTACGGCCAATCGAGGAAGTGTACCGGTATCGGGTGTCGCATTGGATTCATCAACATTGAGTCTAACAGCAGGAGGCAATACGGCAACGCTGACGGCGACGGTGAATCCAGACAATGCGACAAACAAAAAGGTAACCTGGAGCAGCAGTAACTCAACGGTAGCAACCGTAGATGCGAATGGAGTCGTGACGCCAAAAGCAGCGGGAACATCCACGATTACGGTTACGACAGAAGACGGAAACAAAACCGCAACATGTGCGGTTACGGTACAGGATGAGATAGGGGTAACGAGTGTCACGCTAGATAAGACGACAGTGAGCCTGACAGCAGGAGGAAGCCCAGCTACACTGAAGGCTACGGTAAATCCAGACAATGCGACAAACAAAAAGATAACCTGGAGCAGCAGTAACCCAACGGTAGCAACCGTAGATGCGAATGGAGTCGTGACGCCAAAAGCAGCGGGAACATCTACAATTACGGTTACGACAGAAGATGGCAACAAAACAGCAATATGTGCGGTTACGGTACAGGCAGCATCTTCCGGTGGCAGTAGCGGAGGAGGCGGTGGTGGAAGTCGAGACACGTCTTCTTCTACTAATACGCGGACCTCTTCCGTTCTAGTTGGTGAGAATGAAAAAGGAAAACAGGCAGCGAGTGTAGAGATCATCCGAACCGTTACAGCCGACGGGAAAAAGAGTGATACCGTTACTCTGGATGCCAAAAAAGCAGCCGAAGCGATTGCCAAAGCGACAGGCACCATGAATATGGTAACGCTCCCGATCCCTGACCTGAAGGGAAATGAAGCGCAGGAAATCGTAGCGAATGTACAGAAAGAGGCATTGGCTACCATGGCAGACAAAGGATTCTCTGCCCAGGTTGTGACAGATAAAGCGACGATTGAGCTTCCGAAAGAAACGGTGTCGTCTCTCAGTAAAAAAGACGTATATATGAAAATCGAGCCGGTAACGAAAGAAAACGAGATTCAACAAACCAAAACATTGCTGAGTGTACAGGCGAAGGATGGTAGTGTAATCGGAACTTCGTTACACATCGAGACAAACTTCTTGGGTCGTACGAAAATCACACTCCCATTAACGGGAATGAACATTCCGACAGATGCGAAGAAACAGGAAGATTTCCTCCAATCACTTGGCGTCTTTATTGAGCATAGTGATGGGGAGAAAAAAGTCGACAAAGGCGAAATTCAATATGACGAGAAGCACAATCCGATCGGTCTCTCTATTTGGGTAGATAAATTCAGTACGTTCACACTTGTCAATCTGCCGAAAACAAAAGTTCCGGTATTCACCGACATTCAAGGTCATTGGGCCCAATCACATATTCAGCAGCTTGTACAAAGCGGAGCGGTTAGCGGCTATCCAGATGGAACGTTTAAACCAAACAAGACGATTACGCGCGCTGAGTTTGTAGCGATGGTTGTCAAAGCATTTGGCTTACAGCCGAAAGAGAATATGGATATTGCTTTTACCGATACGAAAAACCACTGGGCAAAAGCTGCGATCGAAACAGCGTATGCGAATGGCATCATCAATGGCTACAACGCGACCACGTTTGGAGCAGATGACACGATTACGCGTGAACAAATGGCAGTTATCCTGACGAACATCAAGAAGAACGGTACAGAAGGAAAACAGCTGTCATTTAAAGATGCAACGTCGATCTCTGCATGGGCACAGAAAGCGGTGAGCCGAGCTGTGGAAGAAGGAATCATTATGGGTTATCCCGATCAAACGTTCAAGCCGAATAAAACGGCGACAAGAGCGGAAGCCGTAACGATGATTCACAACGCTTTAACTATGAAATAA
- a CDS encoding cupredoxin domain-containing protein, which produces MRRTRILWVLILLAINVAVFTWNQQHGRVFTLTTRMSQTIMITKTGFSPNHLTCKQGDTVSLVIRNTDSQTHNFTLTDYHIFSPDLKKDELSTIEFQAIKKGTFPFVSDTPGHPETGFSGTLEVK; this is translated from the coding sequence ATGCGTCGCACTCGTATTTTATGGGTCCTGATACTGCTTGCGATCAATGTAGCCGTATTTACCTGGAATCAGCAGCATGGTCGTGTCTTTACCCTTACGACCCGAATGTCACAAACGATTATGATTACAAAAACCGGATTTTCCCCTAATCATCTGACATGTAAGCAGGGAGATACGGTTTCGCTTGTGATTCGTAACACAGACAGTCAGACCCACAATTTTACGCTAACTGATTATCACATTTTCTCACCGGACCTAAAAAAAGATGAGCTAAGTACCATTGAATTCCAGGCGATCAAAAAAGGAACGTTCCCTTTTGTCTCTGATACACCGGGACATCCTGAAACCGGATTCAGTGGGACACTTGAAGTAAAATGA
- a CDS encoding carboxypeptidase-like regulatory domain-containing protein: protein MKKWWPPLLLSALLSALPFQTKAAPQPEHKPLPEFKYETVHRQSSDPLTLQPAVKPGPDIPGANKWDKWAMLQVKVIDSTTQKPLADAEVVVAENGYRTKTDKNGLTPAFPAPVIRDPRFASDALARLHGQLTLLAYKNGYWDTVYYNVRMNEGMTTTPEMWMFQITPENRRIEPYVYFYPTHHLFTVNLAEQFRSKTQPGAGPESPER, encoded by the coding sequence ATGAAAAAGTGGTGGCCCCCTCTTCTGTTGTCTGCACTGCTCAGCGCTTTGCCCTTCCAGACTAAGGCGGCGCCACAGCCCGAACACAAACCTCTTCCCGAGTTCAAATATGAGACCGTTCATCGTCAAAGCAGTGATCCACTGACCTTACAACCAGCCGTCAAGCCAGGACCTGATATCCCGGGTGCAAACAAATGGGACAAGTGGGCCATGCTTCAAGTTAAAGTCATTGATTCGACCACTCAAAAACCACTCGCAGATGCAGAAGTTGTCGTAGCCGAGAATGGATACCGAACTAAAACAGACAAAAACGGGCTTACACCTGCCTTTCCAGCTCCCGTCATTCGTGATCCGCGCTTTGCAAGTGATGCACTTGCTCGTCTGCATGGTCAGTTAACGCTGCTCGCTTATAAAAACGGATACTGGGATACGGTCTATTATAACGTCCGAATGAACGAAGGCATGACAACGACACCTGAGATGTGGATGTTCCAGATTACACCGGAAAATCGCCGCATCGAGCCGTATGTATATTTCTATCCGACACACCATCTGTTCACTGTCAATCTAGCGGAGCAATTCCGCAGCAAAACACAACCGGGTGCCGGTCCCGAGAGTCCTGAGCGCTAA
- a CDS encoding SpoIID/LytB domain-containing protein — protein MRRYSFFTLCAALLVCLAVQLFWTVPAANAQNEPKIGQTPVPGNLLVAVRESKPGGEPNPRGRILYVMSLPFETYIRNVLPNEWLPTWEPESLKAGAMAIKMFAWYHALNPVTIDNQKFSVDNTTNFQVYREGTSMPRTNAAFDEVMNLAYVKSDDTIFELNYRAGYPNDPNFQYRNAQKMSQNGSQYLAEKQNKNMLQILQFYYEGKKLVKIP, from the coding sequence ATGCGCCGTTATTCTTTTTTCACGCTGTGTGCGGCTCTACTCGTATGTCTAGCGGTCCAACTATTCTGGACCGTACCAGCGGCAAACGCGCAAAACGAACCAAAAATTGGACAAACTCCCGTTCCGGGCAATCTGCTTGTGGCCGTACGTGAGAGCAAGCCGGGTGGCGAACCGAATCCACGAGGTCGTATTTTGTATGTGATGTCCCTGCCATTTGAAACGTACATCCGTAATGTACTGCCGAACGAATGGCTGCCAACCTGGGAGCCCGAATCTCTGAAAGCTGGCGCGATGGCCATTAAAATGTTCGCCTGGTATCACGCGCTCAATCCAGTAACGATTGATAATCAGAAGTTCTCCGTTGATAACACGACCAACTTCCAGGTGTATCGGGAAGGTACCAGCATGCCACGCACGAATGCCGCATTCGATGAAGTCATGAACCTCGCTTATGTCAAAAGCGATGATACGATTTTTGAACTGAACTATCGTGCAGGCTATCCAAATGACCCGAACTTTCAGTACCGTAACGCCCAAAAAATGTCTCAAAATGGAAGCCAGTATTTAGCAGAAAAGCAAAATAAAAATATGCTCCAAATTCTGCAGTTCTATTATGAAGGCAAAAAGCTGGTGAAAATCCCATGA
- a CDS encoding YfhH family protein has product MIRYSEMTQQQLQAEMQKLRQESMRKYQAGYISEASILESKFFMARSYLLDPDDYMSGQEYTVIGYEEPFFVRYLNGVMAWGHFRSSDEEKAFPIGRLEEIASSCGSGGCSTGSCGI; this is encoded by the coding sequence ATGATTCGCTACAGCGAAATGACCCAACAACAGCTACAAGCCGAGATGCAGAAGCTTCGGCAGGAAAGCATGCGTAAATACCAGGCTGGATATATCTCGGAAGCATCGATTCTCGAATCGAAATTTTTTATGGCCCGCTCTTATCTGCTTGATCCCGATGATTATATGTCCGGTCAAGAATATACCGTTATCGGCTATGAGGAACCGTTTTTTGTCCGCTATCTGAACGGCGTTATGGCATGGGGCCACTTCCGCTCTTCGGACGAAGAAAAAGCGTTTCCGATTGGGCGCTTAGAAGAGATTGCATCGTCTTGTGGCAGCGGTGGATGCAGCACGGGTAGCTGCGGCATATAA
- a CDS encoding spore coat protein, whose protein sequence is MQNTKIGNPKTPAAQSSGTTMSDMDRITDILSTEKYLTDGFNIAVREASHDSLHQAIMTCLTETHQCARDIYNVMFQQGMYTLEVAQQPKLDQTYQQFNGYLSQIPYSGRVQ, encoded by the coding sequence ATGCAGAATACAAAGATCGGCAACCCCAAAACCCCGGCGGCACAGTCAAGTGGCACCACCATGTCTGATATGGACCGCATCACAGACATTCTGTCCACCGAGAAGTATTTGACAGATGGCTTTAATATTGCAGTACGTGAAGCAAGCCACGATTCCCTGCATCAAGCAATCATGACTTGCCTGACAGAAACGCACCAATGCGCACGCGACATTTATAATGTCATGTTCCAGCAAGGGATGTATACCCTTGAAGTCGCCCAACAGCCGAAGCTCGATCAAACCTACCAGCAATTTAACGGCTACCTCTCTCAAATTCCGTACAGTGGACGCGTGCAATAA
- the proC gene encoding pyrroline-5-carboxylate reductase, which translates to MLHDKRICFIGAGSMAEALISGLVSKKLLPAQQIYANNRGNSDRITELVTRYGIAAPDKEDPIRTADILVLAMKPKDVATAIEGIRSFTRPDQLVISVLAGTSTDYISSLLGHPAAVIRTMPNTSAAIGMSATALAPGQYATEEDMSIATTVFEAVGIAEVVKEEELHAVTGLSGSGPAYVYYLVEAMEDAGRDMGLEPDVARRLILQTIIGAANMLLEPGAEPDVLRRNVTSPNGTTAAGLAVLAEHGFQEAIRACIRRATERSEEMGAEASVTSK; encoded by the coding sequence ATGCTTCACGACAAACGTATTTGTTTCATTGGCGCAGGCTCAATGGCAGAAGCTCTCATCTCCGGGCTGGTCTCCAAAAAACTGCTGCCCGCTCAGCAGATTTATGCGAACAACCGGGGCAACAGTGATCGCATCACAGAACTGGTTACCCGCTACGGCATTGCCGCACCTGACAAAGAAGACCCCATTCGTACAGCCGATATTCTCGTACTGGCTATGAAGCCAAAAGATGTGGCAACTGCAATCGAAGGTATTCGTTCATTCACACGCCCGGATCAACTCGTGATTTCCGTACTGGCTGGAACATCAACCGACTACATTTCAAGCCTGCTCGGTCATCCCGCAGCTGTTATCCGTACCATGCCGAACACATCGGCGGCCATCGGAATGTCCGCTACTGCGCTTGCTCCGGGTCAATATGCAACCGAAGAAGATATGAGTATTGCTACAACGGTTTTTGAAGCTGTCGGAATCGCAGAAGTTGTTAAGGAAGAGGAACTGCATGCTGTAACTGGACTTTCCGGAAGTGGCCCAGCTTATGTATATTACCTCGTAGAAGCGATGGAAGATGCAGGACGCGATATGGGACTCGAACCAGATGTGGCCCGCCGCCTTATTTTGCAGACCATTATTGGTGCTGCGAATATGCTGCTAGAACCGGGCGCTGAGCCGGATGTACTCCGCCGCAACGTAACAAGTCCGAACGGCACAACCGCTGCCGGCCTTGCCGTACTTGCCGAGCATGGTTTTCAGGAAGCGATCCGTGCCTGCATCCGTCGTGCCACAGAACGCTCAGAAGAGATGGGTGCAGAGGCATCCGTCACATCAAAATAA